The Clostridia bacterium DNA window AAAGGAGGGAGGTGGATGATATGAGTGATGAATTTTATACAAATATCGGCTATGCTTTTGTTTTATGTATAAAATACATAATCATACCATTAGGGGTTGCTGTACTTGCGAGGATTATCGCAGATACGCTGCTTCAGCCACAGCCTAAAGTACAAAGAAAAAAACGGTCTATTAAAAAACCGTTTCAATAAAAATACCTTGTCTTAAAACCTGACGGCAACAAGCGTCACCGTCCCTGCTTATATTATAGCACATATGGAAAACATGTAAACTGAAAATTTTATTAGTTTAATAATTAACGAAAATTATATTGGTACATTGTGATTTTAATGTTTTTTACTTTTTTCCTAAAAAACTGGACATTTACATTAGAAAAGTAGTAAAATTAATAAAAATGAATAGCCGGGATATCCCGGCTATAATTTTAATGGGATAATAATTATTTTATATATAGAAAGCGAGGCCTTGAATATGAAAAGTGATATTGTAAAGAAGGGTGTTGAGAGAGCACCGCACAGGTCGCTTTTTAAGGCGATGGGGTATACTGATGAGGAAATAAGGAGACCCTTGATAGGTGTAGTTAACTCAAAAAGTGAAATAGTACCGGGGCATATCAACCTGGATAAAATAGCTGAAGCTGTAAAAGCGGGAATTAGAATGGCTGGAGGTACACCTGTCGAATTCGGTGCGATAGGTGTATGCGACGGGATAGCAATGGGGCATATGGGAATGAAGTATTCTCTTGCTACCAGGGAACTTATTGCTGATTCATGCGAAGCTATGGGACTGGCGCATAGCTTTGATGGCATGGTATTTATACCCAACTGTGACAAGATAGTACCGGGTATGCTGATGGCAGCCGCGAGGATTAATGTGCCGTCTATAGTTATAAGTGGAGGACCTATGCTGTCTATTGTCCATAACGGCAGGCAACTTGATTTTAATAGTATGATGGAGGCAGTAGGTGCGGTTAAGGCGGGAAAAATGTCTGAAGAAGAGATGTGTGATCTGGAAGATTATGCTTGCCCTGGCTGTGGGTCATGCTCAGGCATGTTTACGGCAAATTCAATGAATTGCCTGACAGAGGTGCTTGGAATGGGACTGCCGGGAAATGGAACGATACCCGCTGTTTATGCTGAAAGAATCCGTCTTGCAAAGACTGCTGGAATGAAGATAATGGAACTTGTTGAAAAGGATATCAAGCCTTCAGATATATTGACACAGAAAGCATTTGGAAATGCACTGACTGTTGATATGGCATTGGGATGTTCTACAAACTCGGTTTTGCATTTACCAGCTATAGCTAATGAAGTTGGCATAGAAATCAACCTTGATATAATCAATGAAATAAGCGCAAAGGTTCCTAATCTTTGCAAGCTATCACCGGCAGGGCATCATCATATTCAGGACTTGTATGCGGCAGGCGGTGTTCAGGCGGTAATTA harbors:
- the ilvD gene encoding dihydroxy-acid dehydratase, with product MKSDIVKKGVERAPHRSLFKAMGYTDEEIRRPLIGVVNSKSEIVPGHINLDKIAEAVKAGIRMAGGTPVEFGAIGVCDGIAMGHMGMKYSLATRELIADSCEAMGLAHSFDGMVFIPNCDKIVPGMLMAAARINVPSIVISGGPMLSIVHNGRQLDFNSMMEAVGAVKAGKMSEEEMCDLEDYACPGCGSCSGMFTANSMNCLTEVLGMGLPGNGTIPAVYAERIRLAKTAGMKIMELVEKDIKPSDILTQKAFGNALTVDMALGCSTNSVLHLPAIANEVGIEINLDIINEISAKVPNLCKLSPAGHHHIQDLYAAGGVQAVIKELTKKDLIHLDLITATGKTVGENIKQVKVLDYDVIKNIDTPYSTTGGIAVLRGNIAPEGAVVKRSAVAQEMLVHKGPARVFDSEDAAIDAIYNGRIVKGDVIIIRYEGPKGGPGMREMLGPTSAIAGMGLDKDVALITDGRFSGASRGASIGHVSPEAMEGGPVAAVREGDIVSIDIPSGKLNVEVSEDELMARLAEWKAPEPKITKGYLGRYSKLVKSASTGAVLKNN